A window of Cohnella herbarum contains these coding sequences:
- a CDS encoding NAD-dependent epimerase/dehydratase family protein, translating to MRTVAELEAKLAEPSEALIRDLAKVNGDIVLLGVGGKMGPSLARLAMNAIREGDLAKRVIGVSRFSNAEARRELEEAGVETISCELLDDEALKGLPNVENVIYMAGNKFGTTGNEHFTWAMNTYLPGRVAEKFKESRIVVFSSGNIYPFLPVSGGGASESVSPEPLGEYAQSCLGRERIFEYHSNKNQTPMVMYRLNYAIDMRYGVLLELAKAINEGRSINLSMGFANVIWQGDANAMALRCLTQCTNPPSIMNITGPETLSIRWAANEFAKRIGKEAIFEGVESDTALLNNASKSHQLFGYPTVSLLQMIDWTAEWVKHGGSTWNKPTHFQERKGKF from the coding sequence ATGAGAACGGTAGCGGAATTGGAAGCCAAACTAGCCGAGCCTTCGGAAGCGTTAATAAGAGACTTAGCTAAAGTGAATGGAGATATCGTTCTGTTAGGCGTTGGAGGCAAGATGGGCCCGAGCTTAGCCAGGCTCGCAATGAACGCCATTCGCGAAGGAGATCTAGCCAAACGCGTCATCGGGGTTTCCCGTTTCTCCAATGCGGAAGCGCGCCGAGAACTGGAAGAGGCAGGCGTCGAAACGATTTCCTGCGAGTTGTTGGACGATGAAGCATTGAAGGGACTTCCGAACGTCGAGAACGTCATCTACATGGCAGGCAATAAGTTCGGGACGACGGGCAACGAACATTTCACATGGGCGATGAATACGTATTTGCCCGGCAGGGTAGCGGAGAAGTTTAAGGAATCCCGGATCGTCGTTTTCTCGTCCGGCAATATTTACCCGTTCCTGCCCGTTAGCGGAGGAGGAGCCAGCGAATCCGTCTCGCCCGAGCCATTAGGCGAGTATGCGCAATCCTGTCTCGGAAGGGAGCGAATCTTCGAATATCACTCCAATAAGAACCAAACGCCGATGGTGATGTACCGTTTGAATTATGCGATCGATATGCGCTATGGCGTGCTTCTGGAATTGGCTAAAGCGATTAACGAAGGGCGGAGCATTAATCTATCGATGGGCTTCGCTAACGTAATCTGGCAAGGAGATGCCAACGCGATGGCGCTAAGGTGCTTAACGCAATGCACCAACCCGCCTTCCATTATGAACATTACCGGTCCGGAGACTTTGTCGATACGCTGGGCGGCTAATGAATTCGCGAAACGAATCGGCAAGGAAGCGATCTTCGAAGGAGTCGAGTCGGATACCGCGTTGTTGAACAACGCATCGAAATCCCATCAACTATTCGGCTATCCGACCGTATCTTTGCTGCAGATGATCGATTGGACGGCGGAATGGGTGAAACATGGCGGGTCGACATGGAACAAGCCGACTCATTTCCAAGAACGGAAGGGGAAATTCTAA
- a CDS encoding dihydrodipicolinate synthase family protein, giving the protein MATGNALSRELFEALHDGLVIPAHPLALDENRKLDARHQRALTRYYMASGAGGIAVGVHSTQFEIRDKEHDLYETILRLAAEEVTKANLERPFIKVAGICGPTEQALNETRIALELGYEAALLSMGGLKGLSERDILERTRRVAELIPVIGFYLQPSVGGRIFSYDFWREFAEIPNVVAIKMAPFNRYQTIDVVRAVCYSSRRDEIALYTGNDDNIIADLLTTYRFDIDGRPVEKAIVGGLLGHWAVWTNKAVELMEEIKTVRNNPELSKEWLTRNIQVTDSNAAFFDPAHHFEGCIPGIHEVLRRQGLLNGTWCLNPDEKLSPGQSEDIDRVYAQYPHLNDDEFVAAHLQEWLADE; this is encoded by the coding sequence ATGGCTACGGGTAACGCATTGTCACGGGAATTGTTCGAAGCTCTTCATGACGGACTCGTTATTCCGGCTCATCCTCTAGCCTTGGATGAGAATCGTAAGCTGGACGCGAGACATCAACGGGCGCTAACCCGATACTATATGGCTTCCGGAGCGGGAGGAATCGCGGTAGGCGTACACTCCACGCAATTCGAGATTCGGGACAAGGAACACGATCTTTACGAGACGATCTTGAGATTAGCGGCGGAAGAAGTGACGAAAGCTAATCTTGAGCGCCCGTTCATTAAAGTCGCGGGAATATGCGGACCGACGGAGCAAGCTTTAAACGAAACCCGGATCGCGTTAGAGCTTGGTTATGAAGCGGCGCTTCTCAGCATGGGCGGCCTCAAGGGCCTGAGCGAACGGGATATTCTGGAGAGAACTCGGCGCGTCGCGGAATTGATTCCCGTCATCGGCTTCTACTTGCAACCTTCCGTCGGCGGCAGAATCTTCAGCTATGATTTTTGGCGCGAATTCGCAGAGATCCCTAACGTCGTCGCGATCAAGATGGCGCCGTTTAACCGCTACCAGACGATCGACGTCGTTCGCGCGGTCTGTTATTCGAGCAGGCGTGACGAGATTGCCCTCTATACGGGGAACGACGATAATATCATCGCCGATTTATTGACGACTTACCGTTTCGATATCGACGGCAGACCCGTGGAAAAAGCGATCGTGGGCGGATTGCTTGGACATTGGGCGGTATGGACGAACAAAGCCGTCGAGCTGATGGAAGAGATCAAGACGGTTCGGAACAACCCGGAATTATCCAAAGAATGGCTCACGCGTAATATTCAAGTCACAGACTCTAATGCGGCGTTCTTCGATCCCGCTCATCATTTCGAAGGATGCATACCCGGTATACACGAAGTATTGCGAAGGCAAGGCTTATTGAACGGGACATGGTGCCTTAATCCGGACGAGAAGCTGTCTCCGGGCCAATCGGAAGATATCGATCGCGTATACGCGCAATATCCGCATCTGAATGACGATGAGTTTGTCGCCGCTCATCTGCAGGAATGGCTTGCCGACGAATAG
- the sdaAB gene encoding L-serine ammonia-lyase, iron-sulfur-dependent subunit beta, with the protein MRFKDVFSIIGPSMIGPSSSHTAGAVRLGRIARQIVGGLPEEADIYFYGSFADTYRGHGTDLAIAAGLLDCDTDDQRIREALRLASEAGINIRFHKEQAMGVHPNTAKMVLKRDDRTVTVTGCSIGGGNVEILNVNHFEVKFTAVYPTLLIFHADRPGMIAEMTEIVKDGKMNIGYMEVDRKSRNGDVLTVIESDEAIPGPVIERIESLSNVQRVCVIDLTNREGSS; encoded by the coding sequence TTGCGATTCAAGGACGTCTTCTCCATTATCGGTCCGAGCATGATCGGACCCTCTAGCTCACATACCGCCGGCGCTGTTCGGTTAGGACGAATCGCGAGACAAATCGTCGGCGGATTACCCGAGGAAGCGGATATTTACTTCTACGGATCATTCGCGGATACTTACCGGGGGCACGGCACGGACCTCGCCATAGCCGCCGGTTTATTGGATTGCGATACCGACGATCAGCGGATCAGGGAGGCTCTTCGGTTAGCCTCCGAAGCGGGAATCAACATAAGATTTCATAAGGAACAAGCGATGGGAGTTCATCCGAATACCGCGAAAATGGTTCTGAAGCGCGATGATCGAACCGTAACAGTCACGGGATGCTCGATCGGCGGAGGCAACGTCGAAATCCTGAACGTCAATCATTTTGAAGTGAAATTCACGGCCGTGTATCCGACGTTGTTGATCTTTCACGCCGACAGGCCGGGCATGATCGCGGAGATGACGGAAATCGTCAAGGATGGGAAGATGAATATCGGGTATATGGAAGTCGATCGCAAATCCAGGAATGGCGACGTCTTGACCGTGATCGAGAGTGATGAAGCGATACCCGGCCCTGTGATCGAGCGAATTGAAAGTTTATCGAACGTGCAACGCGTATGCGTGATCGATCTTACGAACAGGGAGGGGTCATCTTGA
- the sdaAA gene encoding L-serine ammonia-lyase, iron-sulfur-dependent, subunit alpha — protein MRFSTLEQLVELCREESVSIGRLMVMEQAQETGKTELHVIEQMSSYYQVMKEAVRKGLEEDTTSRSGLTGGDAQRVMNHLQNNTSSLGSEACSALAYALAVSEVNASMGRIIATPTAGSCGIIPGVFVSSQIRFGWDDAILVNGLFAAGAIGYVIANNSFVSGAEGGCQAEVGSAIGMAAGALTELRGGTPEQAVHAVGLALKNSLGLICDPVGGLVEIPCIVRNGFGAVTALAATDMALAGVRSVIPSDEVIGVMLEVGTAMPEKHRETSKGGLAQTPTGRKIMNRLYGKGGTTKS, from the coding sequence TTGAGATTCTCCACCTTGGAGCAACTGGTTGAGTTATGCCGGGAAGAATCGGTGTCCATCGGACGATTAATGGTCATGGAGCAAGCCCAGGAAACGGGAAAGACCGAGCTGCACGTGATTGAACAGATGTCATCGTATTATCAAGTCATGAAGGAAGCGGTGCGCAAGGGACTCGAAGAAGACACGACATCCCGAAGCGGACTTACAGGCGGAGATGCGCAGCGCGTTATGAACCATTTGCAGAACAACACGTCTTCGTTAGGCTCGGAAGCCTGCTCGGCGCTGGCCTACGCGCTGGCCGTCTCCGAAGTGAACGCCTCGATGGGACGAATTATCGCTACGCCGACGGCGGGTTCCTGCGGAATCATCCCCGGCGTATTCGTCAGCTCTCAGATCCGATTCGGCTGGGACGATGCGATCTTGGTGAATGGGCTATTCGCCGCCGGCGCTATCGGTTACGTGATCGCGAACAACTCCTTCGTGTCGGGAGCCGAAGGAGGCTGTCAAGCCGAAGTCGGTTCCGCAATCGGCATGGCGGCCGGAGCGCTTACCGAGCTTCGCGGAGGAACGCCCGAGCAAGCCGTTCATGCGGTAGGTTTGGCGCTCAAAAACTCGTTAGGTCTCATCTGCGACCCGGTCGGCGGACTCGTAGAGATCCCGTGCATCGTAAGAAACGGCTTCGGTGCGGTAACCGCGCTGGCCGCGACGGATATGGCGCTCGCCGGCGTGCGCAGCGTAATTCCCTCTGATGAAGTCATCGGGGTCATGCTTGAGGTCGGTACGGCCATGCCGGAGAAACATAGAGAAACCTCGAAAGGCGGTCTAGCCCAAACGCCCACAGGCCGTAAAATCATGAATCGACTATACGGTAAGGGAGG